A stretch of Pseudomonas sp. LS.1a DNA encodes these proteins:
- a CDS encoding GNAT family N-acetyltransferase, whose translation MFILSRLDSVPPESFQNQIRELVIHHVGELSSVAISADNPLYPLYQYGVGMEVHQYLQALDGTRGLAVALTLALDADAPDQLLGFALSLPAEDDEQACALAFLAVRASHRRQGIARALLGDLQARHACVELNAFASQVPWFEAMGMQVVAANGPQVLMSSTGQASGALIGRLDIAPIYQTAEVMQIHTYLLNQQGEDAMIEAEQMRDERLDELTAQAQECVRQRKTVH comes from the coding sequence ATCTTTCCAGAACCAGATCCGCGAGCTGGTGATCCACCACGTCGGCGAACTGAGCAGTGTCGCCATCAGCGCCGACAACCCGCTGTACCCGCTGTACCAGTACGGCGTCGGCATGGAAGTGCACCAGTACCTGCAAGCGCTGGACGGCACCCGCGGCCTGGCCGTGGCACTGACCCTGGCGCTGGATGCCGACGCGCCGGACCAATTGCTGGGCTTTGCCCTGTCGCTGCCGGCCGAGGACGATGAACAGGCGTGCGCCCTGGCGTTCCTGGCCGTACGCGCCAGCCATCGCCGCCAGGGTATCGCCCGTGCGCTGCTGGGCGACCTGCAGGCACGCCATGCCTGCGTCGAGTTGAATGCCTTTGCCAGCCAGGTACCATGGTTCGAGGCGATGGGCATGCAGGTGGTGGCCGCCAATGGGCCGCAGGTGCTGATGAGCAGTACCGGGCAGGCTAGTGGAGCGCTGATCGGACGGCTGGATATTGCGCCGATCTACCAGACGGCGGAAGTGATGCAGATCCATACCTACCTGCTCAACCAGCAAGGTGAGGATGCGATGATCGAAGCGGAGCAGATGCGGGATGAGCGGCTGGACGAACTGACCGCTCAGGCGCAGGAGTGTGTACGGCAGCGCAAGACCGTACATTGA
- a CDS encoding ABC transporter permease: MRTHVVHAGLGLAGLLGLLLLWWAGVALFGQADGLSARFSPAATLASLVELLGQGEVYGHIWVSLKRILVGLLLALLIGVPLGLLVGSYRHLEAATTPAFQFLRMISPLSWMPVVVMLMGVGDQPIYFLLAFAALWPILLNTAAGVRQLDPRWLQLSRSLSATRRETLCKVIVPGVIGHVLTGVRLAIGILWIVLVPCEMLGVSAGLGYFILDTRDRLAYSELMAMVLLIGVLGFVLDAFARGLHRRWVHG, translated from the coding sequence ATGCGCACGCATGTCGTTCATGCCGGCCTGGGTCTGGCCGGGTTGCTGGGGTTGTTGCTGTTGTGGTGGGCCGGTGTTGCGCTGTTCGGCCAGGCCGATGGCCTGTCGGCGCGCTTTTCGCCGGCGGCGACCCTGGCCAGCCTGGTCGAGTTGCTGGGGCAGGGCGAGGTTTACGGGCATATCTGGGTCAGCCTCAAGCGCATCCTGGTCGGGCTGCTGCTGGCGCTGCTGATTGGTGTGCCGCTGGGCTTGCTGGTGGGCAGCTACCGGCACCTGGAGGCGGCGACCACGCCGGCGTTCCAGTTCCTGCGCATGATCTCGCCGCTGTCGTGGATGCCGGTGGTGGTGATGCTGATGGGCGTGGGGGACCAGCCTATCTACTTCCTGCTGGCGTTTGCCGCGTTATGGCCGATCTTGCTGAACACGGCGGCCGGGGTAAGGCAGCTGGACCCGCGCTGGTTGCAGTTGAGCCGCAGTTTGAGTGCGACGCGCCGGGAGACCTTGTGCAAGGTGATCGTGCCCGGTGTGATCGGCCATGTGCTAACCGGCGTGCGCCTGGCCATCGGCATTCTGTGGATCGTGCTGGTGCCGTGCGAAATGCTCGGGGTGAGTGCCGGGCTGGGGTACTTCATTCTCGATACCCGCGACCGGTTGGCGTATTCCGAGCTGATGGCGATGGTACTGCTGATCGGGGTGCTGGGGTTTGTGCTCGATGCCTTTGCGCGTGGGTTGCATCGGCGTTGGGTGCATGGCTGA